One region of Synechococcales cyanobacterium T60_A2020_003 genomic DNA includes:
- a CDS encoding ABC transporter ATP-binding protein: protein MSDTILDVRNLQVQFQLDSSLIKAVDDVSFQVKRGQTLGIVGESGSGKSVTALAVMGLVPNPPGKVTGGEIWLKSQKTDEMVNVLIFSEEQKQKYRGGNVSMIFQEPMTSLNPVYTCGYQLVEAIRQHQDISESEARRRAANLLQEVKLLPSDEQMQDTYIADWRKRRAEDLGVDLDPAEQPPEREVLDAIAQQKHAILQRYPHELSGGQLQRVMIAMAMSCNPSILIADEPTTALDVTVQATILDLLRELRDRRGMAMIFITHDLSLIADIADSVAVMYQGKIVEYGSVIDIFEHPQHPYTKGLLTCRPQPDRRPRYLPNISDFMDVVELANGEINIQERSLTDEQAARIAAEISEAEQAQRLQALQVQSPLLSVKNLEVGFPMKGMFGQTQNYFMAVRGVSFDIYPGETLGLVGESGCGKTTLARSLIQLVKPMGGEIWFGGANVTTVQGNVLRQLRRDMQIIFQDPFSSLDPRISIGSAVMEPMTIHRVGGGRQERRERVAYLLERVGLDPTCIDRYPHEFSGGQRQRICIARALALNPKFIICDESVSALDVSVQAQVLNLLKELQGEFGLTYIFISHDLSVVKFMSDRIMVMNQGRVEEIGPAESVYRNPQQPYTQHLIAAIPVGSVEHIRMRQAQREAAMNA, encoded by the coding sequence ATGAGTGACACGATTTTAGACGTTCGCAATCTTCAAGTGCAGTTCCAGCTTGATAGCAGTTTGATTAAGGCCGTTGATGATGTGTCGTTTCAGGTCAAACGCGGTCAAACCCTCGGAATCGTGGGCGAATCGGGATCCGGAAAATCGGTCACGGCTCTTGCCGTGATGGGACTGGTTCCCAATCCTCCAGGGAAGGTAACAGGCGGCGAAATTTGGTTAAAAAGCCAGAAAACTGACGAGATGGTGAATGTTCTCATCTTTTCGGAGGAACAAAAACAAAAATATCGCGGCGGCAACGTTTCCATGATTTTTCAGGAGCCGATGACGTCGCTCAATCCCGTTTATACCTGCGGCTATCAGTTAGTAGAAGCGATTCGGCAGCATCAGGACATTTCCGAATCGGAAGCGCGGCGACGGGCAGCCAATTTGCTGCAAGAGGTAAAGCTGCTGCCCAGCGATGAGCAAATGCAGGATACCTACATTGCCGACTGGCGGAAGCGACGGGCGGAAGACTTGGGAGTAGATCTGGATCCGGCTGAACAGCCACCGGAGCGAGAGGTATTAGATGCGATCGCCCAACAAAAACACGCCATCTTACAGCGCTATCCCCACGAACTCTCTGGCGGACAGCTTCAGCGGGTGATGATTGCCATGGCGATGTCCTGCAATCCATCGATTTTGATTGCCGATGAGCCGACAACAGCCCTGGATGTGACGGTGCAAGCCACGATTTTGGATCTGCTGCGCGAGTTGCGCGATCGCCGAGGCATGGCCATGATTTTCATTACCCACGACCTCAGCCTGATTGCCGATATTGCCGATTCCGTCGCGGTCATGTACCAGGGCAAGATCGTTGAGTATGGATCAGTCATCGATATCTTTGAGCATCCCCAACATCCCTACACCAAGGGATTACTAACCTGCCGTCCCCAGCCCGATCGCCGTCCCCGCTACCTTCCCAACATCAGCGACTTTATGGACGTGGTGGAACTGGCTAATGGGGAAATTAATATCCAGGAGCGATCGCTCACTGATGAGCAAGCCGCTCGGATCGCCGCAGAAATCAGCGAGGCAGAACAAGCCCAGCGTCTCCAAGCGTTACAGGTGCAATCTCCCTTGCTGTCAGTTAAGAACCTGGAAGTTGGCTTCCCGATGAAAGGGATGTTCGGCCAAACTCAAAACTATTTCATGGCTGTACGGGGCGTGTCTTTCGACATTTATCCAGGGGAAACCCTGGGACTGGTGGGTGAGTCGGGCTGTGGTAAAACGACCCTGGCGCGATCGCTCATTCAGCTAGTAAAACCGATGGGCGGTGAAATTTGGTTTGGTGGTGCGAACGTGACAACTGTGCAAGGGAACGTCCTGCGTCAGTTGCGACGGGATATGCAAATTATTTTCCAAGATCCCTTTAGCTCCCTTGACCCCCGCATTTCGATCGGCTCAGCGGTGATGGAACCAATGACTATTCACCGAGTCGGGGGGGGACGACAGGAGCGCCGCGAGCGGGTGGCCTACCTCCTGGAACGGGTCGGGCTTGACCCAACCTGCATCGATCGCTATCCCCACGAGTTTTCGGGCGGACAACGCCAGCGGATTTGTATTGCTCGCGCTTTAGCCTTAAATCCGAAATTCATTATCTGCGACGAGTCGGTGTCAGCGCTAGATGTTTCGGTACAGGCTCAGGTTTTGAATCTACTCAAGGAACTGCAAGGTGAGTTTGGATTAACCTACATTTTCATTTCCCACGATCTCAGCGTCGTTAAGTTTATGAGCGATCGCATTATGGTGATGAACCAAGGTCGCGTTGAGGAAATTGGCCCCGCCGAGAGCGTCTACCGCAATCCCCAGCAGCCCTACACCCAACATCTGATCGCGGCGATTCCCGTGGGCAGTGTGGAGCATATCCGGATGCGCCAGGCCCAACGAGAAGCCGCGATGAACGCGTAG
- a CDS encoding ABC transporter permease, translated as MNWWQKLRKNSLARWGALVLLVFYLTVIFAEFVAPYDPYSSQLDGALLPPTQVYWRNETGQFIGPHVYPTTQGPVDLETGDRELRVDRTQPAPIRLFVKGEEYRFLKIKLPLPVIAADGFKIQDVQLFPGIPGDRHLFGSVGEGRFNLLGTDDQARDQFSRLVYGGRISLSVGLVGILITFPLGMLVGGISGFFGGATDAVVMRLVEVLMTIPTIYLLITLAGILPAGLSSSQRFLLIVFITSFVSWSGLARIIRGQVLSLKEQNFVQAAQAMGARPLYIITRHILPQTATYIIISATLSIPGFIIAEAVLSLIGLGIQQPDPSWGNMLSLATNASVLVLQPWLVWSPALLIVLTVLSFNLLGDGLRDALDPRHLDR; from the coding sequence ATGAACTGGTGGCAAAAGCTAAGGAAGAACTCCCTCGCCCGTTGGGGGGCGCTGGTTTTGCTGGTGTTCTATTTGACGGTCATCTTTGCAGAGTTTGTGGCTCCCTATGATCCCTACTCATCCCAATTAGACGGTGCGCTGCTGCCCCCCACCCAGGTGTACTGGCGCAACGAGACAGGCCAGTTTATCGGCCCCCATGTCTACCCTACTACCCAAGGCCCGGTGGACTTAGAAACGGGCGATCGCGAACTTAGGGTTGACCGCACGCAGCCTGCCCCGATCCGCCTGTTTGTGAAGGGGGAGGAATACCGCTTCCTAAAAATCAAGCTGCCGCTGCCTGTGATCGCGGCTGACGGGTTCAAGATTCAGGATGTACAGCTTTTCCCTGGCATTCCGGGCGATCGCCACCTCTTTGGCAGTGTGGGCGAGGGACGGTTCAACCTATTAGGAACCGACGATCAAGCCCGCGATCAGTTCAGCCGATTGGTGTACGGAGGCCGCATTAGCTTGAGTGTTGGCTTAGTCGGCATCCTAATTACTTTCCCCTTGGGCATGTTGGTGGGGGGCATTTCCGGCTTCTTCGGCGGTGCGACCGATGCGGTTGTGATGCGCTTGGTCGAAGTGCTGATGACGATTCCGACCATTTACTTACTCATCACCCTGGCAGGCATTTTGCCCGCCGGACTCAGCAGTTCCCAGCGATTTCTGCTGATTGTGTTCATTACCTCCTTCGTCAGTTGGTCTGGACTGGCGCGAATTATCCGGGGTCAAGTCCTGTCGCTTAAGGAGCAAAACTTCGTCCAAGCGGCACAAGCGATGGGTGCCCGTCCCCTTTACATCATTACGCGCCACATCCTGCCCCAAACCGCTACATATATCATCATTTCCGCCACCCTATCCATTCCCGGATTTATCATTGCGGAAGCGGTCTTGAGTCTGATTGGTCTTGGCATTCAGCAACCCGACCCGTCTTGGGGCAATATGCTATCGTTAGCGACTAATGCCTCTGTCCTCGTCTTGCAACCGTGGCTGGTGTGGTCGCCTGCGCTCCTAATTGTGCTGACGGTGCTCTCGTTTAATCTCCTGGGCGATGGTCTACGTGATGCCCTCGATCCGCGCCATCTCGATCGCTAG
- a CDS encoding DUF1823 family protein, which produces MTSLPPLTTQTLWDILNDTLDDETTHQLVWHYLGYRFDAQTQSWNTDAVDPDWRDAYPDPPAFIESRPATVKLTRSIPKDHKQLLKEQLQFPGYKVDELIPRKTRRATMVNWLLSYAKTQGIALE; this is translated from the coding sequence ATAACCTCTCTTCCCCCTCTCACCACTCAAACTCTTTGGGACATCCTCAACGACACCCTGGACGATGAGACGACTCACCAATTGGTATGGCATTACCTGGGCTACCGCTTTGACGCGCAAACCCAGAGCTGGAACACCGATGCCGTCGATCCTGACTGGCGCGACGCCTATCCCGATCCTCCAGCCTTTATCGAAAGTCGTCCAGCCACGGTCAAACTCACCCGTTCCATCCCGAAAGACCACAAACAACTCCTAAAAGAACAACTCCAATTTCCGGGCTATAAGGTGGATGAACTGATTCCGCGTAAAACCCGTCGCGCGACGATGGTGAACTGGCTGCTCAGCTATGCCAAAACCCAAGGTATAGCGTTAGAGTAA